Proteins encoded together in one Hylaeus volcanicus isolate JK05 chromosome 3, UHH_iyHylVolc1.0_haploid, whole genome shotgun sequence window:
- the LOC128873263 gene encoding protein jim lovell-like, with amino-acid sequence MSSAADSPDGMALQSHYSLRWNNHQTHILQAFEALLHAEILVDVTLVCSETSLRAHKVVLSACSPFFERIFAEHPCKHPVIVLKDFPGHEVAALIDFMYRGEVRVGREELPGLMRAAESLQVRGLASSEPRPASPPETPTADLLLGEPSTPEGARHGTPEEDDNASESTAPPSTREPAAVTTPTIYHRARDHRDRLPHMGHLNFGIRELRESCGSPLLPRRKQARPRRRSGELVPQDLSRPHPPSSLSPPVSGLNLSGSQQQSQQQQQQQQQQQQQQQQQHHQQSMSSQNQQQQEDMAENLSMKRSLSPTGTEQHHVKAESSEAASSPRGSPLTGTSLLHPDGSLQDIPSAAAAAAAAAAAAGLPAMSALSLTPPHHHSEYLTSLGQLAAQWLPNHPQSQLPPPPQGHHPREGSPHGPNRAHPYQQQQQQQQDSPLTPRRSSVTAMFPLDGVASLGGGLFPHAGALDRGSLLADLHDSFKPETLHGLFGAAGLGGHHPGKKPKKHRGDSDAPRRWGDHGSRGLPVGRPKGQHSAPRGGPPRSWTNAELTEALQHVWNKKMTTSQASRIFGIPYNSLLMYVRGKYGKSLKLEQLRRDCTGATTGEVVMNSLNNNVKTVQPPTQMTHPLAGLPPHPGDDGGFPHHSLLGGNLPQGFFPDFAAAAFPVPVSMVHLLPPSEQKAFEPTGNPGSGGGGGSGGDLSTTRSSRTPSPVDHHHHHHHESLQPQPPQSAPALLQQNGSD; translated from the exons ATGTCGAGCGCCGCGGACAGTCCTGATGGGATGGCTTTGCAGTCGCACTACTCCCTACGATGGAACAATCACCAGACGCACATACTCCAGGCCTTCGAGGCGCTGCTGCACGCCGAGATACTCGTCGACGTGACCCTGGTCTGCTCCGAAACCAGCCTCAGGGCGCACAAGGTGGTCCTTAGTGCCTGCAG CCCATTCTTCGAGAGGATATTCGCGGAGCACCCCTGCAAGCATCCGGTGATCGTGCTGAAAGATTTCCCCGGTCACGAAGTTGCAGCGCTGATCGACTTCATGTATCGTGGCGAGGTACGCGTCGGTCGCGAGGAACTTCCAGGACTGATGAGAGCCGCGGAGAGTCTTCAAGTGCGCGGATTGGCGTCGTCGGAGCCAAGGCCCGCGTCGCCGCCGGAAACGCCTACCGCCGATCTACTTCTTGGCGAGCCGTCGACGCCCGAGGGCGCGAGACACGGGACCCCCGAGGAGGACGACAACGCGTCGGAGAGCACCGCGCCGCCGTCCACGCGGGAACCAGCGGCTGTAACGACGCCCACGATTTACCATCGTGCGAGGGACCATCGCGACAGGTTACCACACATGGGTCACTTGAATTTCGGTATAAGGGAGTTACGCGAGAGCTGTGGATCGCCTCTATTACCGCGAAGAAAGCAAGCACGGCCGCGAAGAAGATCAGGGGAGTTGGTACCGCAAGATCTCAGTCGGCCCCATCCGCCGTCGAGTCTCAGCCCACCTGTCAGTGGATTGAACTTGAGCGGTAGCCAACAACAATcccaacagcagcagcagcagcagcagcagcagcagcaacagcagcaacaacagcatcATCAGCAGTCGATGAGCTCGCAGAATCAGCAACAACAGGAGGACATGGCGGAGAATCTCTCGATGAAGAGATCCCTGTCGCCCACCGGAACCGAGCAGCACCACGTGAAAGCGGAGAGCAGCGAAGCGGCGAGCAGTCCAAGAGGATCGCCGTTGACGGGTACGAGTCTGCTGCACCCGGACGGTTCCCTCCAAGACATTCCGTCTGCGGCAGCGgcagcggcggcggcggcggctgCGGCAGGCCTACCAGCAATGTCAGCCTTGTCGTTGACGCCGCCGCATCACCACAGCGAGTACCTGACGAGTCTGGGTCAGCTGGCGGCCCAATGGCTGCCGAATCATCCGCAGAGCCAACTGCCGCCACCACCTCAGGGCCACCATCCGCGGGAGGGCAGTCCGCACGGTCCCAATCGAGCGCATCCTTaccagcagcaacagcagcagcaacaagaCTCGCCATTAACACCTCGACGCAGCTCTGTCACGGCGATGTTCCCATTGGACGGCGTGGCGTCGTTGGGCGGAGGATTGTTTCCTCATGCGGGCGCTCTCGACAGGGGATCCCTTCTAGCGGATCTGCACGATAGCTTTAAACCAGAAACGTTGCACGGTCTTTTCGGCGCGGCTGGTCTCGGGGGTCATCACCCAGGGAAAAAACCCAAAAAGCACAGAGGCGACAGTGACGCACCCCGCAGATGGGGCGATCACGGTAGCAGGGGGTTGCCCGTTGGAAGACCTAAAGGTCAGCACAGCGCCCCCAGAGGCGGACCACCGCGATCCTGGACGAACGCAGAGCTCACCGAGGCGCTCCAGCACGTTTGGAATAAGAAAATGACCACGTCCCAGGCGAGCAGAATCTTCGGTATACCGTACAACAGTCTTCTGATGTACGTCAGAGGGAAGTACGGAAAGAGCCTGAAGCTCGAGCAGCTCAGGAGGGACTGCACGGGTGCGACGACTGGCGAAGTAGTGATGAACTCGTTGAACAACAACGTCAAGACCGTTCAGCCGCCGACGCAAATGACTCACCCTCTCGCTGGGTTACCTCCGCATCCAGGCGACGACGGTGGATTTCCTCATCATTCGTTGCTCGGTGGCAACCTACCGCAGGGCTTCTTTCCCGATTTCGCCGCCGCGGCTTTCCCGGTGCCTGTCAGCATGGTGCATCTACTTCCGCCTAGCGAGCAGAAGGCCTTCGAACCGACTGGGAATCCAGGTagcggcggtggcggcggcAGCGGCGGTGACCTTTCGACTACGCGGAGTAGTCGAACACCGTCACCCGTCGACCATCATCATCACCATCATCACGAGTCACTGCAACCGCAACCGCCTCAATCGGCGCCCGCGCTACTCCAGCAAAATGGTTcggattag